The DNA region GTATAAGGAACGACAGCTACCCTTGAATTTGAAAGAGCCGGAGTGGTTGTGACTGTAGGGAAATATTGTGAGCGAGTCTGCCGCACCACTGCGCGAGCCGCGTCATAACGGGCAATAGCGGCAGCAATGTTCTGGTTTCCTGCGTCAACGCGCTCTTCCAGTGCGTTTAGTTGCGGATCTTGAAACATCTGCCACCATCGCCCCCGGATGGCTCCGTCCTTCGGCTCGGCAGTTTTCCAGAGGGAGGGCCCCTTCTCTTCGTAGCTTGGAGTTGTAGGAACAGCCGGTAGGCGATACGCAGGTCCAAGGTGGCAACCGCTCGCAAGCAGGCACAGCATTACCAGAGAGGCTCGTGCCACATGAGCAATAACAGTATGAAATCTGGGTGCATTCATCGTCTTCCTCGCCTAGTGGCCGATATACACATCGACCAATTCACCCGGATAAAGGTTCACGTTTTTTGGCCGGTCGAGTTGAAAGATGATTGGAAGCACCCTCACGTCGACGCGCTCCTGCCTCTGATTGGAGAGTTCGATCTTGGGTGATATGAATGGCTGAATACGGTCGAAGGTAAGTGGAATTTCTGTCGTCGTTCCACGAACCGTCATGCGGGCCTTGATTTGCGAACTCGGGGGTAAATGCGATACCAGGATTTCATCGACATAACAGCGCACATTGAGATGATTTCCCGAATTGCTCAGCGAAATGATCGGATTCGATCCCTGAGTGTATGTGTCGTACGCGCCCTGCTGGGATACGTACGCCCCCGCAACAGTGTTGACCACGAGGACCACGCCATCCTGAGGAGCCAGCAGCATATACTTCGCGAGCAACGCGCGGGAGGAGGCATATGCCTTCATAAGTGCGTCATACTGCTTCTGCTGATTGGCGATGTCGTAGACCCAAGCGCCGGCTTTAGATAGATCGTATTGTCGTTTAGCTACATCGAGGTTCCGTTCGGCTACAGCCTTCGCGTTGATGGCACCATCGAGAGCATCCTTGCTGATTGAGCCGGGGTCGATCTTGTAAGCAGCCAGCTGCTTATCCAACTCATCCGATGCCGTTTTGAGACTAGCCCCTGCAGCATTCATCTGTGCCACGGTTACGTCCAGAGTCTCTTTCCGAGGCTCGGCTTTCAGTTCGTCCAGCATTGCGTGGGCAGCCTGCGCCTGCGAGAGTTGCTGCTCGGTCGTAGCACGCTGGATCGAATCGTCGATGAGCAACAGCGGGGTACCCTTTTTCACCAACTGACCTTCACTTACAAAGATCCGTTTCACTGTGCCCGGGACTTCGGGATACATATTGATGTTTTCGCCGCTAGTCTGCACACCCTCTACAATGCCTTCGGCGTAGATTCCATCAAAATAGGGATTCGCGGCAGGATTGAACAAAGGCGGTTGAGCGGCCCGCGTGATCGTGGCAAAGTAAGCTACGTAGCAAGCACCGAGCAGCCCTAACGCTGAGAGAATGAATAGCCATTTAATTTTCATCGTGCCTCCCGTCCTCTTCGCTTCTCAGCCTACCGTCTTCCATGTGCAGGATTCTGGTCGCGAATTCGTAGATTCTGCTGTCGTGAGTAACGATGAGGATGCAACGATTTTCGTTAAGCACCTTCTCCTTGACGAAACTAACTATCGCGCGCCCGGTATCTCCGTCGAGCGAGGCCGTCGGCTCGTCCATTATAAGAATGTCTGGCTGACCGACGATCGCGCGGGCGATGGCTACGCGCTGCTGTTCGCCGCCGCTGAGCTTCACAGGCGGAAGATTCGCACGTCCTTTGAGCCCTACAATTTCAAGATATTTCATTGCCTCTTCGATCGCCTTGTCCCATTCGATGTGCTTCAGGATAAGAGGAATGGCGACATTTTCCGCCACAGTCAATCTCGGAAAAAGGTGGTAATCCTGAAAGGCGAACCCAATCTTGTTGAGCCGAAAGGCTGCCAGCTCATCGGTCGTGAGAGTCCAAAGATTCATTTTCTCGGCGATGACAGTGCCCGCATCTGGCCGCAGAATTCCAGAGAGGACGCTGAGCAGTGTTGTCTTGCCGCTGCCCGAAGGACCGACCACATAGATCATCTCGCCAAAGCGCATCTCCAGATTGACGTCCCGTAATGCGGCGGTTCGAACCTCTCCCTCGCCGAACCACTTTGTGATTCCATCGGCCTTGATCGCTATCTTAGTGTCGATGGTTGGCATTTCTAGCCCCTGAAGATGTCAAATGACTCGATGCGAAGAACTCTTCGTATGCCGATGTAGCTGGAAAACCCGGCGATGATGACAACCATGCCGAGGGCAAGGAGCAGATTTTTATAGGTAAGCATCGCGGCGTAGTCGGGAAGCCGCATCTTTGCCAAGGTCATGGCGAGAGTGGAAAGTCCGATGCCAAGGCCGTAGCCTGTCAACGCGGTGAATGTGGCCTGAAAAAGGATCATGAAGATCAGGACGCGGCTGCTTGTGCCGATCGCTTTTAAGGCACCGAACTTGTCGATGTTTTCGAGGATGAACGTGTAAAACGTTTGCCCCGAGATTGACAATCCCACGATGAAGCTAATGGTGGTCATCAGCATGATGTTCATGCCGAGACCGGTCTGAAAAACGTAGAAATTTGAGATCCTTCGCTCAAACTGCTCACGCGTCAGCGCAAGATAGCCGAGCGACTGCACCTGGCGCTGAATTTGTTGAACGTCGGCCACGTTCTTCGGCTCCACCAGGACATAGGAAATCGTATATCGGGGGTTCGGGATATACTGGATCGCTCGGTAGTAGGTCGTATACAGGGTTGGAATGCCGAAAAGACTGCTGGTTGTAGCTTGCGCGGTGCCGACGATTACTCCACGGTGGTCGTTCAACTCAAAGGTGGTCCCTTTTGACGGATTGCCCAGCTTCGAGAACTCAGAGTCGCGCACTGCGATAAACGAGTTTTCGGCATAGATATCCTCAATGCGCCCTTCGGCCATCGCGGGTCTCCCGAAGAGGCTCGAGTCGTCGAGGCCGATCACAGTGACTGGCTGGTAGGTGCCGTTGTCCAACTTGACCAGTGCACCACCGGAGAAGAGCGGTACCGCATATTTGACGCCGTGCATGCTACGCACTGCGTCCAGAGTATAGTCAGGCAGTCCTATAGAGTTGGATACGGTGTTGACCGCCGGATCCATAACCCAGATCTTCGCTCCGATATTGATGACCGTGGAGGACGCCCGGTTCAATACGCCAGCAAACATCGATAACATCATGATCATCAGGAAGACGGAGAAGCTGATGCCGACCAGGAGCGTAACGAACTTTGCCCGGTCATTGACGAGCAGCTTGTACGCCAGTTTGAGGATTCCGCGCATACTCAAAATCCTGACTGAACATTACAGAATGTGCGGGGTGGCTTATCACTAGTGGGTGTGATCGAGGTCACATTCAAATGAATGTGACAGCGATCACAATCCTGTGTGTAGACGCTCCCTTGGCGGATCGGGGGCGACAGACTTAGTCTTCTGGCAAGCTCCTCCAATCCGGCGGCGGCCTAAAATGAAACTCGCTCTATGCATCCTCCTGCTGCTGAGTCGCCCTTGGAACCAAATGCACGCTGCTCCTATGACGGCGTTTCCGGAGTATTGCCATTCCATTCCTGCATCACTAAACGAGGAAGACTATCTCCTGAGTGCAAAGATCGCTCAGAGCATCTTGTTGTTGCCGACGTCAGATGCGCAATTGCTGGGCGCCTTCTATAGAGCTTGCAGCGATGTTCCTGCCTGGGTATTGAACGGTAAAGTTACTCCTTCGGCGCTCGCCATGTTGCAGGTGTTCCGAGATGTGTCTGGAAGGGGATTAGATCCGGACGATTATCCTATTTTTCTCATACCGCCTCTGGGCAGTATGGAAACGACACCAAATTCCGTTGTCACTTTTACCGATTTTGAACTTCAACTCAGTCTTGGAGCGTTGCATCTTGCGGGTGATCTGCGATGTGGGCGGATCGATCCCCATGCTCTTCACGTCGATCTGCCTCACTCCTGTGAAGGCTTTCGGCCAGTTGAATTTGTGTGGAATCTTTCGCACACCCAAAATCCATCGATAGAGTTTGATTTCTTGGAACCAACGACTGCTGGATATCTCAGGACAAAGACTGCCTTAATAAAGTATCTAAACTTCGCTCGTACTCCTCAGACGGTTCTTTCTCCATTCCGTGGAACGGTGCATCCGGGGCAACTCTCCGAAAGCGTCGTAGCTTTACGAACGGCTCTGACCAGGACAGGAGATCTCCCCGGCGTTCAAGATGCTAGTAACTCCTTGTATGACGATGCGTTGGCTGCTGCAGTCCGGTCCTTTCAAGTACGGCACGGTCTCATGCCAGACGGACTATTGACTACAGAGACATACAAACAGCTTGGAGTGCCGATGCAAGAACGCGCGGAGCAACTCGAACTCACACTAGAGCGGTGGCGTTGGTTTGAAAGGTCCTTTGCTCAACCACCCATCGTGGTGAATATCCCAGAATTCAGACTTCGTGCTTACGGAAGCGACATGCGGGTTGCACTTTCCATGAAGGTAATCGTCGGCGGCGCTTACCATCGCAAGACTCCTGTCTTTGAGAATCAGAATCGTCCGTCATCTTTCGCCCATACTGGAATATCCCTCCGAGTATTCAGCGCAGCGAAATCGCACCAGCGATGCGACGGGATCCGAAATATCTTGAAAAACACGGGTATGAACTCGTACATGAACCTCGAGGCTCTGTTCGCATCCGGCAACGGCCGGGAGATCAAAATGCTCTCGGCCTGCTCAAATTCTCCTTACCTAATGTGCATGACGTCTATCTTCACGGCACGCCGGCACAAAGTCTATTTGATAAGCCACGACGTGATTTTAGCCACGGATGCATCCGGGTCGAAGATCCAGCGGCTCTTGCAGTTTGGGTCTTGAGGAACAACCCTGGTTGGACACATGAGAAGATCGAAGCCGCCATGTACGGTTCGGAGACACTGTCCGTTGCAGTGAGTCATCCGATTCCTGTTCTCATCGTGTATGGAACAGGGTTCGCCGCAGAAGACGGAGCTGTGTATTTTCTCCCCGATATCTACAACGAGGATGCGGCCCTGCGTGCTGCTCTCCGAAAATTGACGATGCACAGACAGGAAGAAATTCGCGCTATCACCAGTGCAGTTCGCCCATAAACAGTAGGAGTGGAAGCCTCCAAGTTAATCCTTTGTTGGCGGTTGCCCCAATCTCCATCGAAGCCCTATGCTCACAATTGAAAGAAAGAGGCTTAGTAGCCAACCCGCCGAGGTTGGGAAGATAAAACCCGCTCTTGCTGTCAGCTAAGAGCGACTTCCTCATGTCCCTGCTTATGTATGATCAGGACAGGGCATGGCGTATCTGTAATAATTTGCGGCACGAGCCCACGCATGAGATGTGTTGCAGTGGAGGAAGCGGTGTGTGCACCCATCACAATCAGATCTGCGTTACGATCCGTCGCGAAATCAACGATTGCAAAGCCTGCGTTTCCTGGACTCATGTTCCGAAATGCGACGATTGGACTTGGTTGATCGGGAAGAATGTGTTCGAATGCCTTTTCGAATAACTGCAGATCGCTTTTTTTTTCTTTTTTAACGGGATCTTGGACATGCAATAAAGTGAATGCAGCCTGAAATTCACGAGCGATCATATAGGCATAAGCCGCTATTGTCGCTGTATCTGGATTGAGATCGCTAGCACAAACGATGTTGCTGGGGTGCCAAGCCAGATTGCTCGGAGATTGCGTGACAGGGCCAATAACCAACACGGGGCAGGGTGAATTTCGCAATAGAGCCTCCGCATCCGACCCAAACAATAGACGCTCGATCCCGGTCTCGCCGTGGGTACCAAGCACAACCAGGTCAGCTTTCTCCCTATTCACTGCTGAGAGAACCTCCTCTTGTACCTTTCCCGTAACCGAGATTGTTCGGACGTGGAATCCTTCAGATCGCAGCTCTGCTCCTTCCTGTTCAAGTTGCTGTTCGATCGCCTGTTGAATCGCATTACTAAGTCCCCCTTCATCAATAGGAGGGGCCGAATGAACCTGCTGATTCACGTGCGTAAGCAAGATCTGTGCGTTATAACGAGTGGCAATGCTCTTGCCATATTCGATTGCGCGCCCAGAGACATCCGAGAAGTCAGTCGGGATGAGAATTCGCTCGAAGGTAATTTGGGCTGGTGCAGAAGTGATCATCTTTTCCCCTTTCTATCGCTTTTGTCGAGCAAATTTCATCGCACTGACTTCAACAAGTTAAGTTGAAGAATGCCCCTTGTCCGATTTACATCAACCCTATCTGCATCCGTGGACTGGGTAACTCCATGTGGCAGAGCTAACTAGCAGAACCTTCGCTATGCTTCAAATCCCTTCCGCTCTTATCTTTAATGTTGAGCGTCATTTCGCGACCGTTCGGTGATTTCGGTCACATCGCCGGACGAAGTCTCTGCTCTATATCGCAGTGATGCTGATCACCGTAATCTCCCCAATTGCTCCATACGATCATTATGTCGGACCGAGGAGATACTTTCGTTCAACTGGAATCTGCGATACGACCTGATTCGTCATGCCTTGTTTATGGAAAAGTCTCTTTCCATGCCGCATGCTTTTCAGGACTTACAGTATCTTTGTGAAGAAATTGCCACGGCTCTCCGTGAGCCAGGCGTGACGGTCTCAGAATCGCTGCTGTTCGGAAAGCCCGACGGAACCATAGTCTCGCGAAGCCAAGAACTGCAAAGCTCATTCATTTTGATTCCACTTAAAATCAGAGAACGCACTTCTGCAACGAAGTCTGACAATGTCGCTGCGAATGTTATTAGGGTGACTTACAGAATGCGCTAGCAATGCTAAATATCATTAGTATTGGATGGAGTTGTGGTCGTCAGACAGAGACTTCCAACGAAATCTTTCGATACTGGAAGCTGAATCTTCCGTGATCCTTCAGCTTCCGGCAGAGATCAATCGAAAAATGGTGTTGTCATCCAAGTAAAAATCCCTGTCACCAGAAGCTTTCGACTTATAAGTCTTTACGGGCCTTCTTGCCTGTCGTGCAATGCAAAGAAAGCCTTGAATAAGATGCGTGGATCGTGATATCCCTTGTATACGGGCGGTGGGTCCCTAGGCAGTCCCAGTAACGCATAAACTGCAGTTTGTGCCGAGCGAATTGAATATTCTATAGTGAATACTACATCGTCCGGAAGTTCACAAAATTGTCCGACAAAGGCGAGATTCTTTGAGCGCTTCGGTACTACCTGAGGACGATCTCCTTTGGCTCGACATAAAAACTGGCTAGTAATGAAGGGCATCATACAGGGGATACAGATGCATTTACCTAAAATTTGTTGCGCATCAGACTCAATCCTCAGGTGACCCATAATTTCCGTCATAATCTCTCGTCCCGTACATGAAGACATAGGTTTCTTCACAAAATTTCCGGGTTTATCCACAAAGAGACCGTAGCCCCAAAAGACCTGAGTATCAGTTGGCTGTCCTATGAAATGGGGCTGCTGGGGTATGACGATCGATGCTAGCCAATTGGAGTCCGGAAACGTTACGAGGCCTCCTTCTCCAGGAATATTTCCTGTCATGTCTTTAACGAGACGAAAGAAAGTTGGATCGTAGAGTGTTGTGGTGAAAGAAATCCATTTGGACTGGTCTATATGATCGGCGAAGGTTGCAGGACAGCCAAATTGCGGATGGCCATCTGCTATTTTTTCCCACAAAGCCCAAGACCCTTCTCTCGCCTTATTTTTTAGCACAGGCGCTAAATCCATGGATCCCAAACTAGAACTCTCTGTCATCGACCCCAAAGTAACTATGACCGAGTCTTTTCCTTTTATCAGGATTTGTTGTTTGCGACCCTCGCACTGACAAGTAATGCGATCGACACGATAGCCTTCGGCATCATGACAAAATCCAAGATCTGTGACGCAGGTAGCATACTCAAATCGCACGCCGTGGGCCTCCAACCACCTCTGGAGCGGACGAATCATGGAGTCGTATTGGTTATAGGGGGTTCGCATGATCCCGCCGAGCGTGTTGAATCCTGAAACCAGGTGGGTGAAGCGCAGCAGATAACGCTTGAATTCGACCGCACTGTGCCAGGGCTGAAAGGCGAAGGTCGAACACCACATGATCCAGAAATCTGTTTCAAAGAATGAAGGTTCGAAATGATCGGAAATACTGGTGCGCCCTAGTATCATTTCTGGTTGGAGTTCGAGACGTTCGATCGCCAGAATATGTCCTTCGCTGAGTCCAAATTTAGGGGCATTTATCCTATGTCCCTCTCGAAAGAGGCGGGATTTCGACGAGATTTTCATCGCTCTGTTCCATTCGAAGATCTCTTCCGTGACTGTTTTGCTGTCATCGAGGGTTGGAATTGAAGAAAATAAATCATATGTACAGAGATATTTACTTTCGATCATTCGACCGCCACGTATAACGTAGCCATTTCTCGAGGTTCCGGCGGCGTCAAGGCTGCCGCCGATTTTCTCTGCCTCTTCGAACACGATGATGTTACCGCCCCGTACGTCTCCGTCGCGAATGAGGAAGGCAGCCGCTGCAAGCGATGCGATTCCGCCGCCCACCAGGTAAATGAGAGAGTTCTTATCGGCTGAGTTTTGTAGCATCGAGATCACGCTTTCTTTTCGTTCAGAACATTTTTATCGAGGTTTGAAGAATGACCATCGATTTGCTCATGGAATGCTCATAAGCACGTTGCCTGGTGCGGGTGTAATTTCGATGCGTAGGCGATCGTCAGTACCGAGCATGGAGACTCCGTGATGATACGGTACGCAATGTGATCGGGAACATGCGACGCGAGAATTGATGCCCGCTGAATGCCGAGGACAATTAGCCATGCCCTGTGCTGCCTAGCATATTCGCTGATTGCTTTTGCGACGTCGTTGCCATAGGTAACGCTGTAAATAGCAGGAGGATCTGCTGAGCTCTTTTCGATAGCGACGTGATGCAACGCCTCCGTCATGATCTGCGGAACGATTTGGCTTGGTGTGCCGGATTCAAGCGTTTCTGGGAGTACATGGAGGCAATGCAGTGGCGATTGTGTTGCCTTACAGAAAACCCCCGCATAACGAATTGCATGAGTCGTCGTGTGATCGAAGTCAGTCGCGAAGAGCACCGGGCTCTTACACTCATCTTGCATTGCTTGATCTGTCACATGAGGGCCTACCGTCAATACCGGGCATGAAGCTTCACGAAGGACGGTTTCGGCAGTTGAACCGAAGACAATACGTTCAAACCCGTGGGGGTCGCTCGTTCCCAAGATAACCAGATCGTACTTGTTATGTGAAAGGGCCTTCAGGATTGTTAGGGATGGGATTCCAGTAGACATTGTCGTTTCGCATGTGACCCCCTCTTGTTTAGCTGTTGTACGGAGCCTTTCAAGTGATATTAGAGCGACTTTCTTAAGGGAGTCTAATTCAAGGATCTGACCTCTCCGCTCGGATGCAATAGCCTTGGGGTACTCAAAGACGTGCAGGATGGAAAGACTCGCTTTGAACGCTGTGCACACACGAAGGGCCACGGGGAAGGCAGCTTGCGCTGCCTCAGAGAAGTCACTCGCGAAAATAATTCGTCCAAACGTCCGTGCTGTTTCATTCTCTGAGGCCTGCATACTTGCCGTTCCTTTCTGTCCTGTTTGGAGATTTCATGAAAATGCATCGGATGTTTAAAATTGACATAGACCGACCTTTCCGGAATGCGCTAATTCCCTCGGTCGGCTGGCTTGATACGATGATGTATACTCCGCGAAGTCGGGAAGGAATTGAGTCTTCGCGAATCGTCTTTCGACACCATCGTGATGTAAAAGTGTGAAGTGTTTCTAGACTTCGGTCCGGCAATCAGGATATACACAGGAGTTAATCGTGGTCACCTCCGCATTCAACGTATGAGGCGACCAGAGATCATGCTGTGACCGCCGTCACAGAACGGCCGTTCGGGGAGGCTGTAGAGGTAAAACATGGCGGAGTAGAGCATGCCTAGGCAAATAAGAGGGTTCATAAAGACCAGCGGAAGTACGGTTATCATTCTCCCCACATCGGACTGCAGCGAACTGCACCTGATCCAAACCGACCTGACTGCTTCAACTGCAACGGCAGCAGCGTACACCCGCACACATCGCCTTGACGAATCGTCCCAGGAAATATTGTCGCGGTCTTTGAAGAGCACTCCAACTGGTATGTGGATGGCTCGCTCGAGATGGTCTGTAGCAGGCGGGTTGTCCATGAAAGTTAAGGTGCTGGTGATCAAATAAATCCCATAATCTCGCTCTCTATTCACCAACTAGGAAAGAGAGTGGACCTTAGTAAACCAGTGCGCGCCGACTGAGCAGCAAGAGGGATCTGCCCCGATGAGGAAGAAGAAGTCCGCAATTTTAATATTAACGAATCTTATCAATCGAAATGCAGCGTGACGTTACCAGGAGAGAAGCCAGGAATCAGCCGAGTAGTTGGTTGGAAGAGTTAGTTATTGGGATGCGGCACTTCGATCATGGCTATTGGCACCGCCCTCAAGCGTGACAGACGTCACAGCATAGACGAGAGGTTAGTCATATTTTGTAATCTAAGTTCCGCGCGCGGCCTCTGTTGGGCGGCCGGATCGGCTATGTCTGCTGTTCTCGATTCGGCAACTCACCGGTAACGAGGAATTTGATGTAACCCACCATAAAGTTATTTATGAAAACCGGGGACCGACGTATTCAGGACGACGTGACACAACAAATTGCGTGGCAACCGGAGGTTCATTCTAAAGACATCAGCGTCAAGGTGCGTGACGGGAATGTAACTCTTACCGGTTTTTTCCACGGATATCTGGAAAAAATGGCCGCGGAACGCGCAACGCAGGGGGTCTACAGTATTGTCTCCTTAGCGAACGACATTGAAGTTAAACCAGTGGGGCATGCGCACCGCTCCTGAAATAGCACGTGATGTAGTGGAAGCCCTCCGTCTCCATGCCGGTGTGCCAGACAAGAAAATCAAAGTTATTGTCGCCAATGGCTTCGTAACCTTGACCGGAACTTCGGACTGGCACCACGAACTGGAAAATGCGGAGATTGCGGCACATTCGGTCAATGGAGTACGCGGCATCGTGAATATCCTGGAGATCAAGCCGTGAGC from Edaphobacter paludis includes:
- a CDS encoding ABC transporter ATP-binding protein, with protein sequence MPTIDTKIAIKADGITKWFGEGEVRTAALRDVNLEMRFGEMIYVVGPSGSGKTTLLSVLSGILRPDAGTVIAEKMNLWTLTTDELAAFRLNKIGFAFQDYHLFPRLTVAENVAIPLILKHIEWDKAIEEAMKYLEIVGLKGRANLPPVKLSGGEQQRVAIARAIVGQPDILIMDEPTASLDGDTGRAIVSFVKEKVLNENRCILIVTHDSRIYEFATRILHMEDGRLRSEEDGRHDEN
- a CDS encoding BON domain-containing protein; translation: MKTGDRRIQDDVTQQIAWQPEVHSKDISVKVRDGNVTLTGFFHGYLEKMAAERATQGVYSIVSLANDIEVKPVGHAHRS
- a CDS encoding BON domain-containing protein, encoding MRTAPEIARDVVEALRLHAGVPDKKIKVIVANGFVTLTGTSDWHHELENAEIAAHSVNGVRGIVNILEIKP
- a CDS encoding universal stress protein, with product MITSAPAQITFERILIPTDFSDVSGRAIEYGKSIATRYNAQILLTHVNQQVHSAPPIDEGGLSNAIQQAIEQQLEQEGAELRSEGFHVRTISVTGKVQEEVLSAVNREKADLVVLGTHGETGIERLLFGSDAEALLRNSPCPVLVIGPVTQSPSNLAWHPSNIVCASDLNPDTATIAAYAYMIAREFQAAFTLLHVQDPVKKEKKSDLQLFEKAFEHILPDQPSPIVAFRNMSPGNAGFAIVDFATDRNADLIVMGAHTASSTATHLMRGLVPQIITDTPCPVLIIHKQGHEEVALS
- a CDS encoding ABC transporter permease translates to MRGILKLAYKLLVNDRAKFVTLLVGISFSVFLMIMMLSMFAGVLNRASSTVINIGAKIWVMDPAVNTVSNSIGLPDYTLDAVRSMHGVKYAVPLFSGGALVKLDNGTYQPVTVIGLDDSSLFGRPAMAEGRIEDIYAENSFIAVRDSEFSKLGNPSKGTTFELNDHRGVIVGTAQATTSSLFGIPTLYTTYYRAIQYIPNPRYTISYVLVEPKNVADVQQIQRQVQSLGYLALTREQFERRISNFYVFQTGLGMNIMLMTTISFIVGLSISGQTFYTFILENIDKFGALKAIGTSSRVLIFMILFQATFTALTGYGLGIGLSTLAMTLAKMRLPDYAAMLTYKNLLLALGMVVIIAGFSSYIGIRRVLRIESFDIFRG
- a CDS encoding biotin/lipoyl-binding protein, which codes for MKIKWLFILSALGLLGACYVAYFATITRAAQPPLFNPAANPYFDGIYAEGIVEGVQTSGENINMYPEVPGTVKRIFVSEGQLVKKGTPLLLIDDSIQRATTEQQLSQAQAAHAMLDELKAEPRKETLDVTVAQMNAAGASLKTASDELDKQLAAYKIDPGSISKDALDGAINAKAVAERNLDVAKRQYDLSKAGAWVYDIANQQKQYDALMKAYASSRALLAKYMLLAPQDGVVLVVNTVAGAYVSQQGAYDTYTQGSNPIISLSNSGNHLNVRCYVDEILVSHLPPSSQIKARMTVRGTTTEIPLTFDRIQPFISPKIELSNQRQERVDVRVLPIIFQLDRPKNVNLYPGELVDVYIGH
- a CDS encoding oleate hydratase codes for the protein MLQNSADKNSLIYLVGGGIASLAAAAFLIRDGDVRGGNIIVFEEAEKIGGSLDAAGTSRNGYVIRGGRMIESKYLCTYDLFSSIPTLDDSKTVTEEIFEWNRAMKISSKSRLFREGHRINAPKFGLSEGHILAIERLELQPEMILGRTSISDHFEPSFFETDFWIMWCSTFAFQPWHSAVEFKRYLLRFTHLVSGFNTLGGIMRTPYNQYDSMIRPLQRWLEAHGVRFEYATCVTDLGFCHDAEGYRVDRITCQCEGRKQQILIKGKDSVIVTLGSMTESSSLGSMDLAPVLKNKAREGSWALWEKIADGHPQFGCPATFADHIDQSKWISFTTTLYDPTFFRLVKDMTGNIPGEGGLVTFPDSNWLASIVIPQQPHFIGQPTDTQVFWGYGLFVDKPGNFVKKPMSSCTGREIMTEIMGHLRIESDAQQILGKCICIPCMMPFITSQFLCRAKGDRPQVVPKRSKNLAFVGQFCELPDDVVFTIEYSIRSAQTAVYALLGLPRDPPPVYKGYHDPRILFKAFFALHDRQEGP
- a CDS encoding universal stress protein, which produces MQASENETARTFGRIIFASDFSEAAQAAFPVALRVCTAFKASLSILHVFEYPKAIASERRGQILELDSLKKVALISLERLRTTAKQEGVTCETTMSTGIPSLTILKALSHNKYDLVILGTSDPHGFERIVFGSTAETVLREASCPVLTVGPHVTDQAMQDECKSPVLFATDFDHTTTHAIRYAGVFCKATQSPLHCLHVLPETLESGTPSQIVPQIMTEALHHVAIEKSSADPPAIYSVTYGNDVAKAISEYARQHRAWLIVLGIQRASILASHVPDHIAYRIITESPCSVLTIAYASKLHPHQATCL